Proteins encoded together in one Camelina sativa cultivar DH55 chromosome 9, Cs, whole genome shotgun sequence window:
- the LOC104713680 gene encoding chaperone protein dnaJ A6, chloroplastic-like, whose protein sequence is MASIQFGSTCVAQWSIRPQFAVRAYYPTRVQSTRQQNSMNQINCLGASKSSMFSNGSLPFLSMTGMSSNMHPRRGSRFTVRADADYYSVLGVSKNATKSEIKSAYRKLARNYHPDVNKDPGAEEKFKEISNAYEVLSDDEKKSLYDRFGEAGVKGAGGMGGMGDFSNPFDLFESLFEGFGGGGGGGMGRGSRSRAVDGQDEYYSLILNFKEAVFGMEKEIEISRLESCGTCDGSGAKPGTTPTKCTTCGGQGQVVSSARTPLGVFQQVMTCSSCNGTGEISTPCGTCSGDGRVRKTKRISLKVPAGVDSGSRLRVRGEGNAGKRGGSPGDLFVVIEVIPDPVLKRDDTNILYTCKISYIDAILGTTLKVPTVDGTVDLKVPAGTQPSTTLVMAKKGVPVLNKSNMRGDQLVRVQVEIPKRLSKEEKKLIEELADVSKNKTANSTSR, encoded by the exons ATGGCTTCAATACAATTTGGAAGTACTTGTGTTGCTCAATGGAGTATTCGTCCTCAATTTGCAGTCAGAGCTTATTACCCCACCAGAGTCCAATCCACTCGCCAACAGAa TTCCATGAACCAAATAAATTGTTTGGGAGCTTCAAAGTCGAGTATGTTCTCAAATGGGTCCTTGCCTTTCTTGTCAATGACGGGAATGTCCAGTAATATGCATCCTCGCAGAGGATCTCGTTTCACTGTTAGAGCTGATGCC GATTACTATTCGGTTCTAGGTGTTTCGAAAAATGCAACCAAATCTGAGATCAAAAGCG CTTATCGGAAGCTGGCTAGGAATTACCATCCGGATGTGAACAA GGATCCTGGCGCAGAAGAGAAATTCAAAGAGATAAGTAATGCATATGAG GTTTTATCAGATGATGAAAAGAAATCTCTTTACGATAGGTTTGGTGAGGCCGGAGTTAAAGGCGCTGGTGGGATGGGAGGCATGGGG GATTTCAGTAATCCGTTCGATCTATTCGAGTCACTATTTGAAGGTTTTGGTgggggaggaggaggtggaATGGGTAGAGGTTCAAGAAGCAGAGCCGTGGATGGTCAAGATGAGTATTACTCGCTAATCTTGAACTTCAAAGAAGCGGTTTTCGGgatggagaaagagatagagatatCTCGGCTCGAGAGCTGTGGGACTTGCGATGGTTCAGGTGCAAAACCAGGAACCACACCGACCAAATGCACCACGTGTGGCGGACAAGGTCAAGTGGTTTCATCGGCAAGAACTCCTCTCGGCGTGTTCCAACAAGTCATGACTTGCTCTTCCTGTAACGGTACTGGAGAGATCTCGACACCGTGTGGTACTTGCTCTGGAGACGGACGTGTGAGGAAGACGAAACGAATAAGTCTCAAAGTACCAGCCGGGGTTGATTCAGGTAGCCGGTTAAGAGTGAGAGGAGAAGGCAATGCAGGGAAGAGAGGCGGGTCACCAGGAGATCTGTTTGTTGTTATAGAAGTTATACCAGACCCGGTTTTGAAACGAGACGATACAAATATTCTCTACACTTGCAAGATATCGTATATTGATGCGATTTTAGGGACAACACTGAAAGTACCAACAGTGGATGGGACGGTAGATTTGAAAGTACCAGCAGGGACACAGCCTAGCACGACGCTTGTGATGGCGAAAAAGGGAGTTCCAGTATTGAACAAGAGTAATATGAGAGGGGATCAGTTGGTGAGGGTGCAAGTGGAGATACCTAAGAGATTGAGcaaagaggagaagaaactTATTGAAGAGCTTGCTGATGTGAGCAAGAACAAGACTGCTAATAGCACCAGTAGATGA
- the LOC104713681 gene encoding mediator of RNA polymerase II transcription subunit 18, with product MECVVQGIIETQHVEALEILLQGLCGVQRERLRVHELCLKSGPSLGVVPSEVRLLCDLDQPDPTWTVKHVGGAMRGPGADQISVMVRTLIESKVSKNALRMFYALGYKLDHELLKVGFAFHFQRTANISVSVSSVNKMPKVHAIDEAVPVTPGMQIVDVTAPATPANYSEVAAAVSSFCEFLAPLVHLSKPFISTGVVPTAAAAAASLMSDGGGTAL from the exons ATGGAGTGCGTAGTTCAAGGAATCATCGAGACACAA CATGTAGAAGCTCTTGAGATTCTTCTTCAAGGTCTCTGTGGTGTTCAACGCGAACGTCTGAGAGTTCATGAGTTGTGTTTAAAAAGTGGCCCAAGTCTTG gagtTGTGCCCTCTGAAGTTAGGCTTTTATGTGATCTTGATCAACCAGATCCCACATG GACTGTTAAACATGTTGGAGGTGCAATGAGAGGTCCTGGTGCTGATCAAATCTCTGTTATGGTTAGAACTTTGATTGAAAGTAAAGTAAGCAAGAACGCTTTGCGTATGTTCTATGCACTCGGTTACAAACTTGACCATGAGCTTCTCAAAGTCGGATTCGCCTTTCATTTCCAACGGACCGCCAACATAAGTGTCTCTGTGTCTTCTGTTAATAAGATGCCTAAAGTTCATGCTATAGATGAGGCAGTTCCTGTTACACCTGGGATGCAGATTGTTGATGTCACAGCTCCTGCAACACCTGCGAATTACAGCGAAGTCGCTGCTGCGGTTTCATCTTTCTGTGAATTTCTCGCCCC GCTTGTTCACTTGTCGAAACCATTTATCTCCACGGGAGTTGTGCCAACCGCTGCTGCAGCTGCCGCATCTCTTATGTCGGATGGAGGAGGTACTGCATTGTAA